The Gadus macrocephalus chromosome 12, ASM3116895v1 genome segment GAGGTCATCGACGTAGCGCCGCAGCAGGCTCTGGGCCTCCAGCCGCTCCACGGCAATAGAGGTCGCCTGAAGCGCGACAGCAGCGCGGGCATGGCGGGAGGACTGGGTCAGTTGGGCGCGTGTTGGAGACTCAGACCTCAGGGGGCTGGAGGGGCCGCCTGGGCAGCGGGCTGGACGAGCGGCTCCTGCtcaacctgagagagagagagagagagagagagagagagagagagagagagagagagagagaggagagaggagagggagagagagagagagagagagagagagagagagNNNNNNNNNNNNNNNNNNNNNNNNNNNNNNNNNNNNNNNNNNNNNNNNNNNNNNNNNNNNNNNNNNNNNNNNNNNNNNNNNNNNNNNNNNNNNNNNNNNNAGGCGGACCTGTCTCTCGTACTCGTCCACaacctccaccttcctcctgTAGACCTCCAGCTGTTCGTGGGCCGCCCGCATGCTGAACCACACGGAAAAACACTGCTGGATATGAGGAGCTCTTAAAGGATTCCTATTTTAACCACCGGTTGTCATATTGATTAGCCTTAACAAAGTGAACACATGGTTGTCTATACTACTCTAAACATACTCTGCCCTCAGCTGCAGGATCTCGTCCTCTGTGGCCAATAGAGTGGTGGCTGACTTGTCCTTGGTGTTGTCCAGCTCCAGCTGCACGTCAGCCAGCCTGAACACAGGGACCGTATCAAGGTGAACGTGGGGACGGCTTTAGGGCCCCCACAGGGCCCTTCATTGATCAAACGCACGCAGAAAAGCTACAATCCATCCAATCACCAGTGATTACATGGCAGCTATTGCTATGAATAGGGATGCTGGAGTTACCAGGATTTCTCTTGGAGGTTTAAtaaaggacaaatccggtgtaaaatggatctgggatatgtttaatatgataacgagttggaacgcTCGTATGGGAGCAAAAAAGCCTGCATAGACGCATCCTTAAGGTGGTCTGgtgattctaccaaaacgctataaacttggaacgatgggggcatttgttatggtaaaaactaaatcgctattttaaaccacttaaaaggctagaagtagcccgacacttctttggtggtgctataataagggtcttaacatataaatcaaggcattgataactttgttaGTGTActgattgtttattaaaaaggacttTTAATtttaccaaagaagtgtcgggcttctttagccttttaagtggtttaaaataacgatttagtttttaccataacacctgcccctatcgttccaagtttatagcgttttgatagaatcgtctaaaaacagccaactgaagaatgcgtctttatgtattttttgtgctccaaaacgaacgttccaactcgttatcatacaaaacatatcccaaatccattttacatcGGAATCGTACTTTAAAGTGTTATTTTGTCCGTCATTAGACATATTATATTTGAAcctcaaagatttttcaggagCATATTCATAAAGCCCCCATAAAGGACCATGCAGGAGTGGTCAATCTGTGTGATTAGGAGCACTTCATACGAGTTACTGGGTAGGCAGACCAGACTCACTCTGACATGACGGAGTCCAGCTGCAGGCGGGTGGAGCACAGCTGGGTCTCCATCTTCTGCATGTTGTTGTCATGGGACATGGAGAGCTCCCTGATCTTCTTCTCCTTCAGGGCAGAGTccttatacatacacacacacacgcatgcatgtaagcaagcacacacacacacacacacacacacacacacacacacacacacacacacacacacacacacacacacacacacacacacacacacacacacacacacacacacacacacacacacacatagattcaACCATTTATACCATGGGGGCTCTAAACATTTTAAGCCGGCTCAAACTGTCATTACTCTAAacataataattaatattaagaattctgtaataataataccaataatAGTGTCATGGATGCTGATTGCCTGAGGTCACCTGCATGAGCTGCAGGCTGGTGTCGTTGCTGACGGCGGGCCGAGCCATGGAGAAGCTTGTCCCCAGCCATGGGAGGAGGCGTGTTTTAAGAGTGTCCACGCCCGCATAGTGACCCCCTGGAAAACAGAGACAACTGTTAGAGACCGCGGACGCTTGTTCATATGATGGAATTCAATAGTACAGTGCTGAGGTTGTGTACAGGTGGGTGCACAGGTGTTATCCAGGCCCCTATGTTAACCCCTATTTTTTACTATTTACTCTTCAGTCATTTAGAAACATGTCCTTAAGGAGCTAGTAGGGGTTTTGAATGGTGGTGCCTACAGGAAGGTAGGACATTGGGGTTTGTGTAcgaaacccagaaccttttgacATACACTCCTCACCAAATGAACTATTACCGGTACTTATTATCTAATATATTTTTCTTCTAGAAAAAACTTCCTTTTgggataattattattataagatggactttattgatcccagatgGGATATAAGGGATGGGAAGGATGGGGAATGAGGATAATATTTACCTTCTGCAGCAGCAAAGTTGAGGATGGTGAAGAGTTGTCCCTGGATCTTAGCGGTGAGCTCAATCAACTCACAGCAGCGGTTCAGGTTCTGGTCACAGGAAATCACCTGAGAGGAGGAATAAAGGCACCACATAAGTAGCATGTTTGTTAACGTCTAGTTTATGTTTTGAATTCGCTCTGAAACATATTGCATGCAATAAGAAGGGATAATtttgcttttttgttttattatatataaatattctgattataatgtgtaaaaatatataaacattttaaaagtgcaaCACAATTCTACAGGTAGTGGGCTAGACTCCACGATATTTTTGCAGAAACTGATTTGCAGGAAGAGGGGCCACCGGTAACCATAGGACCCATACGACGGTGGTTGCCATGGGGTCCATAGCAACCAAACTTTGCAGCGCAAATCAATGCAATAAAGTGCTTTACTGTGCCTTCGAAAAGTGCAGTTTTAAATGTTTCTGAATTCCATATGTTGGAATAGCAAcctgtattattattaagttaCAAAATTGAAGAACATTTAGTATGCAGCCTTCAAATAGTCAGCCTAAATTCAAAGAGACTTAACTGAGAAAAAATTTACCCAAGTACATTTCACTTTCACATAGCTATATTCGAGAGTGCCAAAATGTGTCGGCTTTCAGGTGCCCGTGTCCAGCCGCGATGAAGTGGCTTGGTCAGATTTAGGTCAGTGGTTACTTATTCATGACTTACATGGTAGTCCCTGAACCAGCTCTCAAGTTTTTCCTGTAAAACACCATAGGCAGATATGTTCACAAGTCTCCTCAGAGTATCGGCCATGTCCTCTCCTCCAGTGGTCCTGCGATGCCCAAAGACGAGGCTAAAAGACAACGGGTCGCTTTAACCTGAAACGGGACCGCCCGGGTCCTGGGCGCGCTTGGTTTTGATGCTCTAGAGTTCGTATTATTCTTCGTTCGGTCACCTCTAAGCACCGCCTCGACTATAGCAACGCCGTCGAAATGGAACTGACAACAGGATGCATCGGTGTCTGGTGTTTGAATGTCGACAACACAACAGAATCCACCTGCTCTGTGCAGACACTCCACGACAACTGTATGTAATGCCATACGGTCAAACGACACCGCAAAGGATCATTGCACAGGATCAGCGTATACAGGTTTCGTTGGTTTCCGGCGATAGAGACAGGAATTGAATTAAAAGACAGATTTCGTGTTTCAAacaatgtatatatgtatatttttttgcatttttttttaaaacaatcaaGAAAATTTAACTTATCATGAAGTGACCGTTTTTTTATTTCGATTTTGCGTACGTGTTTCCATGTGTGCGCATGCAGCCAAGTAATGCATCTAAAATGTAATAGGATATTACATCCTATTAGGCTACATCATATTATTGCCTATTGCATGGTTGTCTTATTGTAGCCTACTTAAATGACAATATATTACAGAGAATGTAATAACTTTAGTATATAGTTATAACGTAttcgacaattaatcgattaaacgtgcaatgtaaatgtgtgttaagcgcgtgtgtgtgagtgttatgtgcgttaagtgtttgtgtgcggtcTACACGCCCCTCCTTTGGTTAATATGGAAAATATGAATGGGCATGCATGTTTACCTATTTTGGGACCTCTCTGTCTGCCCTGCTATTGGCTGGCTAGATCCAGAATGAACCATCATTTATAAACATTCATAGTGTTACCTTAAGAATCCATATTATAAGAGGATACTTTTTCAATACAACATCCCAATAATTAAtatcctatatatatgtatatatttaaccCAATTTCTCTCGACATTTATTCGATTAACTGTATTTTGGTTAATTATACAAGTGGTTTCGTCCACTTTTCTTCGCCCAAGTTGTCCACCGCCAGCGTCAGGGGGAGGGTCAAGATGGCGTCTGAACAGGTCTGtattaatatacatttttacTCCTGTCATTGTCCTTTTAATCGTTGTATCGGAAGCTAGTGTGTTGCATTTTGTAATGTCAACATGGCGAATCGTGGTATTTCAGCCGGCATCGTCCGCTTGTTTTTGAAGCCCATACGTTGTCTGCAGTCTTTTAAAACACACATTAAGTGTAATGGAAAATCGGTAGATTATTATCTGTAGCGTTATCTGGATGTGTAATTTGAAGGGGAATTGCAAGTGAAATTAGTACGTTGATATGTGAATGTCTGTAAACGGTTCGTTTATTTTTAGTTCTTGCCTCAGCCATACAGACGCTGTCATGAAGCGCCACGCATTCCTTAGCCGGGCTAAACACAGACAAGCGAATAAAAAACACCAACACAAGTAATATGGGTCATCCATGTTATATTTAGGGTGTCATCTCGGCTCTGAGCTAAGGTTTGTTCTTTGCTCCATGTATTTTATAGGAGAGTTCCAACGGCCCAGTGAAGAAGTCCATGCGGGAGAAGGCGGTGGAGAGACGTAATGTCAACAAGGAGCACAACAGCAACTTCAAGGCGGGCTATGTCCCCATCGAGGAGGAGCGGCTCCACAAGACGGGACTGAGAGGACGCAAGGGGAACATGGCGGTCTGCATTatcgttctcctcttcctcctcgcccTCATCAACCTCATTGTGAGCACAGTTATCCCTCGTTACTGATTGCAGCTTCACAATTTATGAGTGAAGACAATTTACTTCAGTAATTCCGCCACGAGATAAgttttatccgaagcgacttacagtgaattcagaaggGATGTcataaggagaaggtaggggttaagaCATGTTGCTCAATGATGCCTACAGGTCAGGCTGTTGTCCTTGGGAATTGAACCCAGAATATTTTGCTTGGAATAATAGAACATCCTTCTTGTAGAGGTGATATTTATCGTTATCTCTGTCGTTCTCTTAGATCACGCTGGTAATTTGGACGGTGATTCGGATTGGTCCGAACGGCTGTGAAAGCATGGAGTTCCACGAGAGCGGGCTTCTGCGCTTCAAGCAGAAGGCAGACATGGGAACCGTTTTCCCCCTGCACAAGAGCACCGTGGGTGGGCGCAAGGACCAGGATCTGGTGCTCACCGGCAACAACAACCCGGTGGGTAGAGATAGAATACTCTCATTGATTTGCCATTTCAATTGATGACATATCACTCCTCTCTTAATTAAATTTATTGTTGGCAAATATGGTCATATCCTCCACGTACTGGTATGGTGCTTTAACCTGGGCTGCCAGACCTCTGACAAATACCGTCAATCTCTACAATTACTTGagttatttaaaatataattttattcAGACGACATTCAACAAAAATTGTCACCTAGTCTGCTCACATCCTGCAGTGCAGTTTTTTGTGGTTATGGGGCCAAGTTCGACctggtgtaaaaaaaaaagccttaacATGTCCATGAAGTACTCCCACTATTTGACAATCAAGTCCTGAATGATTAAATcgactcccctctccccctgatCCACCCTCTTTAAACTCCCAGTGTCTTCTACACCTGTACATGGTAAAGCGTGTCCGTCTCTGTCCTGGTGTCCGGCTGTGTCGCAGGTGGTGTTCCAACAGGGCACCACCAAGCTGAGCGTGGAGGAGGACAAGACATCGGTGGTCAGTGACGTGGGGATCTCTTTCACGGACCCCCGCACCCAGACCACCTTCTTCAGCACTGACTTCGAGAACCACGAGTTTCACCTGCCCAAGGGCGTCAAGGTGCTGCGTGTGAAGAAAGCCTCCACAGAGCGGGTACGTACCAGGTGGATGTGAATGTTTCAATGTTCATTTGGAAAGATTGTTTACCGTGTGCTTTAGTAACATGATGTGGAGCCGTACTGTTGGTTTGGTTCCAGTTGCTCCAACCTGGGCTAACAGACCCCTTGACAACAACCTGCCCTCTACTTAGTGCTACTGTTACTACCTACACAGCCACTGCTCTCTTGGGCAGGCCTCTTGATCATTTGTTATCTAAATTAGACTTCCCAAAGGTCAAAATAAAGGTTTAAAATTTAAAAAACATTAGCAACCTCCTCCTGTTGATCAGCCCAATAAGGCTTGGCCGATGAAACTCACCCTGTGTCATAAGCCATTCCTATcgccacaaacagacacagagctTCCATGAACgatggcaagagagagagcattccATAATCAACAAGAAGAATCTGAACATTGTATCATTCAGTACAAAACTGTTATAACTTTAAATCATGTCAAAAAACTTTAAATCATGACAACATGAATGGAATTTGTATGATATGGGTGTGTAACCTTATcggaatgcatgtgtgtgtagggggtgaTTGAATGGAGCAGGAAAGGCCATGACAACAGATGATGTAATCATCACTATCTTCTCCCTGGGAAAGGCACGGCCAATGTCCTCCACATAAAAGACAACCATTTCCATGCCCATATTTGTCAAAGGCGTATTATGTCATTAAAGAGCTGCATGAACTCAGACAAATGGTTAAAACTGGTGGAAGTCACATCCCTGGGTAAACATAAGCCTTACACATGGAGTGATTTGAGTGGTGGTTTTATGAAAGTCCGGATAGTGCAGTTATGGTGTCCTAAAACAAGAGGCCTCAAaccctgctccttcatgacctcTATTTAGTTGTAAAAAGAACTTGGATGCTTTGGATAAGTGACTTAACGGTATAtgatgcagtgtttcccacagaccaaggaccaatgtgtggtggtgcggggggggggggggggggggggggtagtatcatatatatatatatatacgccatcggtgggttcatgtgttagaatgacagggagaacgagtgctatgcagagatgaatggacggaacgatttttagatttccaaatcgcgttattaaaaaaaaatatatatataaaaaaaaaatatgtatcaatttgtggcgctcgatgttgattctgtggcgccgcgccacacaatggtctatgtatgggaaacactgtgaTGTTTGGTGAAGCTCAAATGATGAATTCTTGGGTGTTCAGATCACCAGCAACGCCTCGTCGGATCTGAACATCAAGAGCGAGGGCAAGGCTATCGTCCGCGGCAACGAGGGCGTCCACATCATGGGTCGCACCGTGGAGTTCAAAAGCGGGGGAAACATCGAGCTCCGAGCTGTAAGCGTTACCTTGGCCACAGGAGTATAACATATCCTCCTATCGTATAGGCGTTACATGTTGTGTTCATAATGTTTGACGTAACTGTAAGCAGTGCTCCGTCCTATTATATTTTCTGAATTATCTCAGTTATTGGTTTAATGGGATGTAGAGACACGCAGGGGATGTGTGTGAAACCTGGGTATATTCAGTATAACTGTAACTATAACTTAAAACAGTTTTCCAATGTTATCATATGGTGTATagtatatgtttatttattttctttatatcACAATATCTGAGTTTTATAGACATATCATAATTTTATATAATCATCCAATTGTATGTTGAATGAATGACCATGAATATCATGGGACTGCTGGATATAGTTTGGCACCCCCTGCTGGCAAAGTTCTAACAATGCGtcttccctctctgctcccccagGAGAACAGCATCGTGCTGAACGGCTCCCTGATGTTCAACACCTCGCGCATCCCCCACTCTGCGGGTGACGTCTTCTTCGACGAGGGCATGGAGCGCTACaagctgtgcatgtgtgcagacGGCACCCTGTTCCGCCTCCAGGTCAAATACTCCAACATGGGCTGCCAGACCTCCGACAACCCCTGCGGCCACTAGGCAAAAACCAATCACTACCGTCGTCGGGTTAGAAAACCCACTTTTAAGAACGGCCCGATGAGTTTAATTCCACCAAAAAAGGTTCAATAATTTGCCGTACTGCTGTATGACAAATTACCCATTAGAACCCGCCCACTGAACTGTCCAATAAGAACCACCTTACTAAGCCCCGTCCAGTAAGAACTGCTCAATAAGACCTGCCCACAAGGAACAGCCCATTACGAAACCAGCCCGAGAAGTTAAATCCAATAAGAACTATCCTACCACGGAGTACCGCTGTACTATGAACTGCCCATTAATACTCGCTCTGCTGAGGACTGTTCATTAAGAACTGGTGTTCCACAGGAGCTGTGGTACGCTCCGAACCTCATCACCAAGTTCCGTCCGACCACACCAGCCCAGAAAGGCCCCGCCCGTTGTTTGCCAAAAACATTTCACCCCCAAACTGACAAGGGTCTTCAACTGTGGTCTCCTCAAAATACCGGTGCGGTTTCACCCCCCCTTCGGTAATGTGCTGCTTACTTGCCACATAGGGATGTTTCATTAGCCAAAGGTTTATGTTGAAGTACTGCAGTGTTTCTGTACCTACTGACTGACCCTTGCATGGCATTGCAGTGAATGAAGTTTACACATCTTATTATCTTCATATAAGCTTTACATTTGCCTTTCATTTGCAAGCTACAAGGTTGGTTTGCTTGTTTGTTATATGGCAATccattttctgttttgttttgtactcTATTTAAAATCATACTGAGAGTGTGGCACACTATAAAACTCAATTTCACTTTAGCTTCTGAAAGGAGACAACGTTTTTGAACAGTATATTAAGCCATCCAGTATTACTAATTTCTTAATGCATAATTTCTACATCGAGTGTAGATTTCTGTATGTGCCAAAAGAAGGGACAGCATTGTGATGTTCAAGTGTTATAGAACATGTTTAACTGTGTTATTGCATTGCTTTTAAAGTGCACGGTTTTTGCATTGCAACAGCTAAATTAAAGTGTCTTTAATTTTTGGCGTTCATGAAGTTGAGATATTTTATTGTCGGTTGGTTTGAAGTTTATGTAACAGAGTGAACTGAGTGCAATATAGCCCTGTTGTTTCAGCGCTAAAAGTAATGTTTgatttgtatttctgtgttttgtCTCTTTCATAGCACTGCCGTTTTTTTGTTTGGAAAGTGAATTTTTTCACTGCAGGAATGAAAATACATTAAACTTGCACTGTTTAATAACTTAATCCAATCTACATAAATTAAGGGTTGTGGAGGAAAAACAGAGAAATGGCAGTCTTGAACAAAATGGCTGCAATTTAACGGTTTGAGGTAATGCAGGtataaaaacaaacatggaAACACACCCTTTTTTAATACCTCTGCCAAtcatgttttgtttaaataaaaaaatggaagaaaaaacataatttaGATTTAATTTAGTACGGTTGACTACTTGCCCTGCTGGTAATCTACTGTCATGTTGCATTCAGGCTAGCTTTGGTTTATCTAAGGATCAGCC includes the following:
- the spata18 gene encoding LOW QUALITY PROTEIN: mitochondria-eating protein (The sequence of the model RefSeq protein was modified relative to this genomic sequence to represent the inferred CDS: inserted 2 bases in 1 codon) — its product is MADTLRRLVNISAYGVLQEKLESWFRDYHVISCDQNLNRCCELIELTAKIQGQLFTILNFAAAEGGHYAGVDTLKTRLLPWLGTSFSMARPAVSNDTSLQLMQDSALKEKKIRELSMSHDNNMQKMETQLCSTRLQLDSVMSELADVQLELDNTKDKSATTLLATEDEILQLRADMRAAHEQLEVYRRKVEVVDEYERQVRLLSLSLSLSLSLSLSLSLRLSRSRSSSPLPRRXPSSPLRSESPTRAQLTQSSRHARAAVALQATSIAVERLEAQSLLRRYVDDLTMVQKIIYIAAVGSFQTAKLAYRQFKLRVRKTLSSSHMGPETLEDAAVDYIVRNMDLYDVQASVNDVINAMNVNPRISFPPEVDFALVSSLIRETCRVAFAMQTLDPPLDLAFSSDGELFNDNKYRRSYDSEFAAPLVLYHVWPALMEGDSALIKGEAVTHRGALWKSRSRSSSPVRSRSLSPSRAVTFNSVRSKSPGRLSASWL
- the sgcb gene encoding beta-sarcoglycan isoform X1 — protein: MASEQESSNGPVKKSMREKAVERRNVNKEHNSNFKAGYVPIEEERLHKTGLRGRKGNMAVCIIVLLFLLALINLIITLVIWTVIRIGPNGCESMEFHESGLLRFKQKADMGTVFPLHKSTVGGRKDQDLVLTGNNNPVVFQQGTTKLSVEEDKTSVVSDVGISFTDPRTQTTFFSTDFENHEFHLPKGVKVLRVKKASTERITSNASSDLNIKSEGKAIVRGNEGVHIMGRTVEFKSGGNIELRAENSIVLNGSLMFNTSRIPHSAGDVFFDEGMERYKLCMCADGTLFRLQVKYSNMGCQTSDNPCGH
- the sgcb gene encoding beta-sarcoglycan isoform X2, whose translation is MREKAVERRNVNKEHNSNFKAGYVPIEEERLHKTGLRGRKGNMAVCIIVLLFLLALINLIITLVIWTVIRIGPNGCESMEFHESGLLRFKQKADMGTVFPLHKSTVGGRKDQDLVLTGNNNPVVFQQGTTKLSVEEDKTSVVSDVGISFTDPRTQTTFFSTDFENHEFHLPKGVKVLRVKKASTERITSNASSDLNIKSEGKAIVRGNEGVHIMGRTVEFKSGGNIELRAENSIVLNGSLMFNTSRIPHSAGDVFFDEGMERYKLCMCADGTLFRLQVKYSNMGCQTSDNPCGH